One window of the Pararge aegeria chromosome 22, ilParAegt1.1, whole genome shotgun sequence genome contains the following:
- the LOC120633950 gene encoding trypsin delta-like, which translates to MGAISVSQQEASNEVQPQNISVLETFPFLAQLEWYSFWATMEWSQECACSILNNRHVLTAAGCVSGWSYEARFRRIRAGSSVRNTGGVIFYVQDRINHPDWAANNYDGDVAVVRTMGIIVYTPLIQQASIASPGSWIPSGLRLSQPGWGRVGQQALSNQEVLTAEQRACGRRDGNFSAPFNATVNVLCAIPPTVIASNNDIGSPWTLGRVTVGIVGVVNTVGTYNGLIAADLGKYTEWVLSSVN; encoded by the exons atgg GGGCCATATCGGTATCCCAGCAGGAAGCTAGCAATGAGGTCCAGCCGCAGAACATCTCAGTGCTAGAAACGTTCCCCTTCTTGGCTCAATTGGAATGGTATAGTTTCTGGGCCACGATGGAGTGGTCCCAGGAGTGTGCGTGCTCCATCCTCAATAATAGGCATGTCCTCACAGCTGCTGGATGCGTATCCGGATG GTCCTACGAAGCTCGTTTCCGCCGTATCAGAGCTGGATCCAGTGTCCGCAACACCGGTGGCGTCATATTCTACGTCCAGGACAGGATAAACCATCCAGATTGGGCAGCTAACAACTATGACGGTGATGTGGCCGTCGTCAGAACCATGGGCATCATAGTTTACACCCCACTCATCCAGCAGGCCTCGATCGCGTCGCCGGGATCCTGGATCCCTAGCGGCTTGCGACTCTCGCAACCTGGTTGGGGACGAGTTGGG CAACAAGCTTTATCCAATCAAGAGGTCCTCACTGCAGAACAAAGGGCTTGCGGCAGGCGAGACGGCAACTTCTCCGCCCCTTTCAACGCCACAGTCAACGTACTGTGCGCCATACCCCCCACCGTCATCGCATCCAACAACGACATCGGAAGCCCCTGGACCCTCGGCCGTGTGACAGTAGGGATCGTTGGCGTAGTGAACACCGTTGGCACTTACAACGGCCTGATCGCAGCTGACCTCGGGAAGTACACCGAATGGGTCCTTAGCTctgtaaattaa
- the LOC120633951 gene encoding chymotrypsin-like elastase family member 2A, with protein MVAILILSLALFSGASSAFRLEDVAIASNGSTNGTTNVTTLHQFPSIVQVEFYNSWGWGAWEQTCAASILNELNVLTAASCFSGPSYPNVQYRRIRAGANTRNAGGMVIYVDRATNFPRTSDGVVHDISVVRLRSRMFFGTLSQQARILQQGSVVPRDSVFNQVGWGHRNVTNIALSSAFVTSFSVATNQTSNTTSNLITAYPSFEARFNGDVGGPWIWGTITVGVIPANNRLMNSTAFSATTVSAYTNWIVNEVTLWR; from the exons ATCCTAATTCTGAGCTTGGCTCTTTTCTCAG GCGCTTCGTCCGCATTTAGATTGGAAGATGTTGCGATTGCATCAAACGGATCCACCAACGGAACCACTAACGTAACCACTCTGCATCAATTCCCCTCCATTGTGCAAGTGGAGTTCTACAACTCCTGGGGTTGGGGGGCCTGGGAACAAACCTGCGCCGCCTCTATTCTAAACGAGCTCAACGTGCTGACTGCAGCGAGCTGCTTCTCTGGGCC GAGCTACCCCAATGTCCAGTACCGTCGCATCCGCGCTGGAGCCAATACCCGCAACGCTGGCGGTATGGTCATCTACGTGGACCGCGCGACCAACTTCCCGCGCACTAGCGACGGGGTAGTCCACGACATATCTGTGGTGCGGCTGCGCAGTCGCATGTTTTTCGGCACCCTATCACAGCAAGCGCGCATCCTGCAGCAGGGCTCAGTCGTCCCGCGAGACTCCGTCTTCAACCAAGTGGGCTGGGGACACagaaat GTTACCAACATAGCGCTGAGCAGTGCTTTCGTCACTTCATTCTCAGTAGCGACCAACCAGACGTCCAATACCACGTCCAACCTTATCACAGCGTACCCAAGCTTCGAAGCCAGGTTCAACGGGGATGTCGGTGGACCCTGGATTTGGGGCACCATTACTGTTGGGGTGATCCCCGCGAACAACCGGCTGATGAACAGCACTGCCTTCTCTGCTACCACTGTATCCGCTTACACCAACTGGATCGTGAATGAAGTTACTCTATGGCGCTGA